From the Candidatus Methanoperedens sp. genome, the window AGATACTGATCTCCCATCCCATGCCTGCCCATCCCTCCTTTCAACAATAAATATTGTTTTTCTTTCTCATTATTTTCCGTAAACCTCATCAGGATCAAATAATTTTTCACCAATTACCTTACCTTCGATCGTCCTGTAGAAACACGACCTGTAGCCTGTATGGCACGCGCCGCCAATCTGCTCCACTTTAAGAAGAACCGCATCTGCATCGCAATCTATCAGTATTTCATGCACGATCTGTTCATGACCAGAACTCTCTCCTTTCTTCCAGAGTTTGCGCCTGGATCTGCTCCAG encodes:
- the hisI gene encoding phosphoribosyl-AMP cyclohydrolase translates to MNTRDLKFEDGLITAIAQDYETGEVLMVAYMDEEALNKTIETKRAFYWSRSRRKLWKKGESSGHEQIVHEILIDCDADAVLLKVEQIGGACHTGYRSCFYRTIEGKVIGEKLFDPDEVYGK